A genomic window from Candidatus Liberibacter americanus str. Sao Paulo includes:
- a CDS encoding CvpA family protein: MGITYFDFVFLAVISLSAIFAMARGIFNELISLSNWIGTAMLTYNIYPFILNAVSKYFVNQQIALISVVLLLFLTLLIIISIILKIITTPIHIRSVFLDKILGFLFGIIRGLFLLIIATSFWNLIIGDSKTPDFIKNSRSGIILNNMRVKIMSIMQYMPKNNTINDSKIY, encoded by the coding sequence ATGGGTATAACATATTTTGATTTTGTATTTCTTGCAGTAATATCTCTTTCAGCTATATTTGCAATGGCACGTGGCATATTTAATGAATTAATCTCTTTGTCAAATTGGATTGGCACTGCCATGTTAACTTATAACATATATCCATTTATTCTAAATGCTGTTTCAAAGTATTTTGTGAATCAGCAAATAGCTCTAATATCAGTAGTATTATTATTATTTTTAACCTTACTGATTATTATATCAATAATATTAAAGATCATTACCACTCCTATACATATTCGCTCTGTATTTTTAGATAAAATATTAGGATTTTTATTTGGAATTATACGTGGACTATTTCTATTAATAATAGCTACTTCTTTTTGGAATCTTATTATAGGTGATAGTAAAACTCCTGATTTTATTAAAAATTCTAGATCAGGAATAATTCTAAACAATATGAGAGTAAAAATAATGTCTATTATGCAATATATGCCTAAAAATAATACAATAAATGATAGTAAAATATATTAG
- the radA gene encoding DNA repair protein RadA: MAKIRFQYFCQSCGETYSKWAGKCDSCNEWNTIIEGPSRRESGHRFNNNSKQGRSIPLVCLSEEPLKEEKRIQTNIAELDRVTGGGFVSGSVILVGGDPGIGKSTLLMQTAAALANKKHRITYVSGEESIGQIRLRAQRLNTINSNFKVAIETNVEDILETLSSNEKTDLVIIDSIQTLWSQSSESSPGTVMQVRNSVQLIIQYAKMNNVSMVLVGHVTKEGQIAGPRVIEHMVDAVLYFEGSARNTQYDYRILRSVKNRFGPTDEIGVFEMSDKGLQEISNPSRIFLSNRDSKYPGAAVFAGIEGTRSLLVEIQSLVVPTSLGMPRRTVVGWDTARLAMILAVLEARCNIKFGGHDVHLNVAGGYRISEPAADLAVAAALISSIFSISLPNDCVYFGEISLSGDLRSVGHTQQRLKEAEKIGFLSGVFPETPRGECKVGAINNKYISNLNDLVQQITDLQEDRSKLV, encoded by the coding sequence ATGGCGAAAATAAGATTTCAATACTTTTGTCAAAGCTGTGGTGAAACTTATTCAAAATGGGCTGGTAAATGTGATTCATGCAACGAATGGAATACAATAATTGAAGGCCCTTCAAGAAGAGAATCGGGCCATAGATTTAATAATAATAGCAAGCAAGGACGTTCGATCCCACTTGTTTGCCTTTCAGAAGAGCCATTAAAAGAAGAAAAAAGAATTCAAACTAATATTGCTGAACTTGACCGTGTTACAGGAGGAGGATTCGTAAGTGGTTCGGTTATTTTAGTAGGAGGCGATCCAGGAATAGGAAAATCAACGCTATTAATGCAAACCGCAGCAGCTTTAGCAAATAAAAAACATAGAATCACTTATGTTTCAGGAGAAGAATCAATCGGACAAATTAGATTGCGTGCTCAGCGATTAAATACAATCAATAGTAATTTTAAAGTAGCTATTGAAACCAACGTGGAAGATATACTAGAGACGCTTTCCTCAAATGAAAAAACAGATCTTGTAATCATAGATTCTATACAGACTTTATGGAGCCAATCATCTGAATCTTCTCCAGGAACGGTAATGCAAGTACGTAACAGTGTACAATTAATTATTCAATATGCAAAAATGAATAATGTTTCCATGGTGTTGGTTGGACATGTGACTAAAGAAGGACAAATTGCTGGACCAAGAGTAATCGAACATATGGTTGATGCAGTTTTATATTTTGAGGGTAGCGCGCGCAATACACAATATGACTATCGTATATTACGAAGTGTGAAAAATAGATTCGGACCAACAGATGAAATAGGCGTTTTTGAAATGTCTGATAAGGGATTACAAGAAATATCTAATCCTTCAAGAATATTTTTATCCAATCGAGATTCTAAATATCCAGGAGCAGCAGTCTTTGCGGGAATAGAAGGTACCAGATCTCTTTTAGTTGAGATACAATCTTTAGTTGTGCCAACTTCCCTTGGAATGCCTCGTAGAACTGTTGTTGGATGGGACACTGCTCGCCTAGCAATGATTTTAGCTGTTTTAGAAGCTCGTTGTAACATAAAGTTTGGAGGACACGACGTACATCTCAACGTAGCAGGAGGTTATCGTATATCAGAACCGGCAGCTGATCTAGCTGTAGCTGCAGCGTTAATTTCATCAATTTTTTCCATATCTTTGCCAAATGATTGTGTATATTTTGGAGAAATAAGCCTATCCGGAGATCTAAGATCAGTTGGACACACCCAACAAAGATTAAAAGAAGCAGAAAAAATAGGATTTTTATCAGGAGTTTTTCCAGAAACTCCCAGAGGGGAATGTAAAGTCGGAGCTATCAATAATAAATATATTAGCAATCTTAACGATCTAGTACAACAAATAACCGATCTTCAAGAAGATAGATCAAAATTAGTATAA
- the alr gene encoding alanine racemase, whose protein sequence is MFRQSNYQNRFQSNKDEPLKLKINLSAISNNWHIMNKLSGNARTAAVVKDNAYGLGLEQISKSLYKAGAKDFFVKNIEEGIKLRDYVKKANIFVLSEDNIGQERSLIEANLIPVLYSSNQLKLYSQLLSNHQSHCYALQIDTGFNRLGLSIDEALSFAENFDNKNQINNKLSLIISHLACAENQNSPMNASQLNKFMSIATKYQGIEASLSASAGIFLGKEYHFQLTRPGIALYGGTYAINKLHPMRTVVTAEARIILIRTANAGEIVSYGGEKKLKRNSLIAVAAIGYCDGYPLSLSGIDHKDNISINNVGQGFIKGYKVPILGKITMDMTMFDITDCPGIEVGDYIQVFGPNIKLDDVANASGTTNYELLVQIGNKYARHYI, encoded by the coding sequence TTGTTCCGTCAATCTAATTATCAAAATCGATTTCAATCAAATAAAGATGAACCTCTAAAATTAAAAATCAATCTATCTGCTATCAGCAATAATTGGCATATTATGAATAAGCTGTCTGGCAATGCAAGAACAGCAGCAGTAGTTAAAGATAATGCATATGGTTTAGGGTTAGAACAAATATCAAAATCGCTTTATAAAGCTGGAGCAAAAGATTTTTTTGTAAAGAATATAGAAGAAGGAATAAAGTTACGAGATTACGTAAAAAAAGCCAATATTTTTGTTTTAAGTGAAGACAATATAGGACAAGAAAGATCTTTAATTGAAGCTAACTTAATTCCTGTTCTATACTCATCTAATCAATTAAAATTATATTCACAACTATTATCAAATCATCAATCACATTGTTACGCTTTACAAATTGATACAGGTTTTAATAGGCTGGGACTATCTATTGATGAAGCATTATCTTTTGCTGAAAATTTTGATAATAAAAATCAAATAAATAATAAATTATCTCTCATAATTAGTCATCTCGCTTGTGCTGAAAATCAAAACTCCCCCATGAATGCTTCACAATTAAATAAGTTCATGTCTATTGCTACTAAATATCAAGGGATAGAAGCAAGCTTATCAGCATCAGCAGGAATATTCCTCGGAAAAGAATATCACTTCCAATTAACTCGCCCTGGAATAGCTTTATATGGAGGAACATACGCTATCAACAAACTTCATCCTATGCGAACAGTTGTTACCGCAGAGGCGCGTATAATCTTAATAAGAACAGCTAATGCAGGAGAAATTGTAAGCTATGGTGGAGAGAAAAAATTAAAACGCAATAGTTTAATAGCAGTTGCAGCCATAGGATATTGTGACGGTTATCCCCTCTCTCTCTCTGGAATAGATCATAAAGATAATATATCTATAAACAATGTGGGACAAGGATTTATAAAAGGCTACAAAGTGCCTATTTTAGGAAAAATTACAATGGACATGACAATGTTTGACATTACAGATTGCCCTGGAATAGAAGTAGGAGATTATATACAAGTTTTTGGGCCTAACATAAAATTAGATGATGTTGCTAACGCATCTGGAACTACAAATTATGAATTGCTTGTGCAAATTGGAAACAAATATGCAAGACATTATATATGA